The following nucleotide sequence is from Scleropages formosus chromosome 4, fSclFor1.1, whole genome shotgun sequence.
TAAATTATATATTGGAACGGGCTGATCCACAATAACAGCATGCCTTTTATTTACCCTACCTTTTACCTCACCTGCAAAGAGACTTGGACTGTGTTTGCTGTACCATGAAAATTGACTGTAATTAGTATTATTTGTATATTGTAATAATGTTATAAGATGTATAATTGCAAGAAGAGAGTTACTGAGTAAATATccaatattatacatttaatttcccGTAACTCATCGTGTGCTTTACTAAATGTTTTCGGCGTTATGGTTGATCTATGTTCGCATTTATTGCTAAAAGTTTTTAAGCATAAAACTCTTTACGGACGCTTTTTATCTGTTTGATTATACTCAATAGATTTTGACCCGCAATTAACACATttagccagttttttttttttttttaaatggcattttaagTTTATAATCGGATGTCTTGCCAGGAGGTTTCTAACCGTAACGGGcctgtttttgttgttccttAAACCTTTGATTCGTTACTAGGACAGTTAGTCCACGTTTAGTCCCGTACaaccatttattcagttttttaccAGCGTAACAGGAAAGTTACATTTCAGGGGTACGTATTTTAATCGGCTTGTATGAAGactagcacatttttttttcttgcattcatACTGTATTAGccagtgtaaaataaaatgccatAGGGCGTACTttaagtttatatttatatttattcattaagcagatgcttttctccaaagcgatgtacatctcagcgaaaatacaatttatacattacattaagagaaagagacacggctgcagacatgtgattcttaagtaaacctagtttgttactttccacttgatacaccgatgttcatcgctccagtaggtgcataaaacgcaggacagatgaatcctgataaaaaaaaaaaaattgtagaaaggtTATTTATTGAACGAAATTATATATCTGACCCGTTAAGTAGTTAATGGAATGCAGCTCCGTATTAAACGCGAGTCAGTATGAGTATGCTGTCCTTGTCTGCATTCTGACAAATGAGTCTtcggacttttttttttttgttgttgttttttttttttttttttttagcactttATAATAAATTTCTACAGCTTGTTAAATTCTACTGCCGCAGAGACCGCAGGTTTTCCGCGAATTGTCCGAATTAGTGCGAAACGCGCGCGAAGAGACCGCAGCCCGGCCGCTCGAGGGACACAAGTCGGGGGTGACAAACGCGGCGAAAATGGTGCCGTAGAAAGAGGGGAGCGGGCGAGATGTGGCCGCTTGGCCTCGTGAGAGAGGCGCCGTGCGGCTCTCGCGCACATCCGAGCGCCGCGAGGCGAGACGAAGcaaagtgcgtgcgtgcgtgcgtcacTCGCGCGGCTCCGAACGGCGACAGGTGAACCGAGCGACTCGAAGAGTCTGTCTCTcctcctgtgtctctgtgcgcAGATCTCGCGAGATCGGCGGCGTGGCGTGGCGCCTGGCAGCGGCGTCTGCAGCAGACGGAGGGAgaaaggcaggcaggcaggcaggcggcGGCATCATGGCGGACAGAGACAGTGGAAGCGAGCAGGGAGGAGCGGCCACGGGCCCGGGCGTCGGCTCCCTgcacgcggcggcggcggcagcggcggcggcggcgacgggcGGGGCGGGCTCGGCTTCCGGGCTGCAGCACGAGACGCAGGAGCTCGCCTCCAAGCGCGTCGACATCCAGAACAAGCGCTTCTACCTGGACGTGAAGCAGAACGCGAAGGGCCGCTTCCTCAAGATCGCCGAGGTCGGCGCCGGGGGAAACAAGAGCCGCCTCACGCTCTCCATGTCGGTGGCGGTCGAGTTCCGCGACTACCTGGGCGACTTCATCGAGCACTACGCGCAGCTGGGGCCCAGCAACCCGGACGTGGCGCAGGACGAGCCGCGGCGGGCGCTCAAGAGCGAGTTCCTGGTGCGCGAGAACCGCAAGTACTACATGGACCTGAAGGAGAACCAGCGGGGCCGCTTCCTCAGGATCCGGCAGACCGTGAACCGGGGGCCCGGCCTGGGCTCCACGCAGGGCCAGACGATCGCGCTTCCCGCGCAGGGGCTCATCGAGTTCCGCGACGCGCTCGCCAAGCTCATCGACGACTACGGCGTGGAGGACGAGCCGGCCGAGCTGCCCGAGGGCACCTCCTTGACTGTGGACAACAAGCGCTTCTTCTTCGACGTGGGCGCCAACAAGTACGGCGTGTTCATGCGCGTGAGCGAGGTGAAGCCCACGTACCGCAACTCGATCACGGTGCCCTACAAAGTGTGGTCCAAGTTCGGCAGCACCTTCTGCAAGTACGCGGAGGAGATGAAGAAGATCCAGGAGAAGCAGCGGGAGAAGCGGGCGTgcgagctgcagcagcaggggccctcggcggcggcggcggcggcggcagcggagGAGCTGCAGGCGGACGACGGGGACGAGGATTGacgatggacggacggacgtacggagagagggagggagggaggaagcgagcgagcgagcgatcGCCAGCCGGAACGCgacgcgcgtgcacacacacacacatgtacacaggcacgcacacgcacgcacacacacacacacactcacacgcgaACGAGCGCGCGCCCGCCCATACACCGGAGGGAGACGCCGGGACAGAGaagcaagaaggaaaaaaaaaaaatgcaaaaaaaagagagcgaTCGAAATAACAGaagagaaattattattattattattgttattattaattaaaaagaacTTTACTGTAAAAAGCAAGAGAGAAAGTTAAGTGCAAGAGAAGAAAGTGTGTAACTGGAAGGACGGAGCACCAGACCgactgaccgaccgaccgaccgaccgaccgacagTCCGATCGCCGCCATCGCTGGATGTCCCACGAAGCACCGACAGACAGTAAGCAGCTGCTAAACAAAGTAATAACGttataaataagtataaatataaatatatataaatataaatatgaactgTGTTTCCTACTTGATTAAAACGAGAAAGAACTGAGTGTTTATTTCCCTAATTAACCTGAGAACTTTTGTACACGTTcgagctattattattattattatgaaaaaaaagtgtttgcaatGTTCAAATGGAGATATTGCCGAGGAATCCGAGTCCTTTTCATGTGAGCTAACATTTGACTTCAGCACAAAAAGCagatattttagatttttttttccccttgtttcttttttgtaaccAAAACTCtaaaccttttctttctttttttttttttttttttttaaaaaaaaaaaaaagaggttgtCATGGTAACCCTACCACCCTGTTTACCTGTGAACTTATGTGTTGGCGTGCATGtatgcacaggtgtgtgtgtgtgcgtgcatgtatgACACACGCAGAGTACGTAggtacatgcacacacgcacacgcacgcgcacgctgTCACCTCTGTTACAATGTCAGACCCTCGGTGAAGCTGAAGGTACACGGACAGGTGGACGCCGGGTAACAAGGTGGTCCGTGTGCTGCAGCGATGCATCAGAAGCGTCCCCACGAGCAGCCGGTCAGTGCGTCCTCTGTCCGCACGAAGATGCTGAGAAAGGCATTTGCATGGCGATTGCAACCTTATGGTTTCActgcttttccttcctttcttttcattcacATTGTAGCTCATGCAGATGAGGAGTATGCTCTACCTTTTGTGTCAACTTGTCAtgcaatgtgtgttttaaacaaaaacaaaaaaaaaaaaaggaaaacaacaaaaaaaaagtatctgatTTCTGGCTGGGAGGTGCAGTGATAACATGCAGCAAATGTCCAGAGGAGACTCCTCACGCAGACGTCTCGCGGTCCCTTCGGATGTGTGCGACCCGACCGCGTCCCGTCCGAGCAAAATTGTCACCAATCCGTTTCTCGAGAGTTCTAGCTTTtaaagaggaggagggggggggggagggagaaaaaaaaaaaaaaaaaattatgattttgTGAATCAGATCTAATTTTAGTCTTTGAGGAAGACACACTCCACATTTTCTGTGGGGTCATTTTAACAATGTTAGAGTGGTACTAATAGTcatactgatgatgatgatgatgataataatggtAAATCTCTAGACAGAGAGACAAAAGTCCACAAGTGAGAAGTCAAGTAGCCCTGGGGGCGCCGCTGCTGCATGTTCTCTGTACAGAGCTGCATACCTGTTGGGAGGGGGCGTCCTCTTCAGCATTTACAACAACCCGGTGCCTTACACACTCCGCATGTTTACATGCTGGTCCAGTGCTTTGGATTGATGCTCGTGTTTGTTCGGGCTTCCTGTTCTGGGGGTTGTGGGGTGTGGCGGGGTGGGGtgagttaattttatttttttatttctgaaattttctttttgtttttttttgggggaggtCGGCAGAGGCCCGGAGAGGGACGAGCAGAACGTGGAATCTTGTGTTCGTATTCCCAAGCTCTCCAGGCATCAGccttaaatgtaaacatggatgTTGTCACGGAGGAGATGCGAGCGCCCGCTCTCTGCGTTGCACGCAGCGCGCGAGGGGAGCGGGGGGGTCGTGGGTACGCAGTGGACTGGGTTGGGACAAACAGACGCCTGTATAGCCCTGTGTGATGTTTTCTGTGCGTAGACCTATGGCTTGGGCAGTACGTGTAATTTGTAAGTTGCTAAAAGACCTCTGTTAGAGGGTTACTTAGCATGTctgatttgttttatatttaatttaatttaattttttatttccagcatTATTCCacattatttgtcattttgaacGTTTGGCTCACAAAGGGTTTCAGTGCTACATTTCATTACTGTGTGCAATATTGTACGTGCCAATGGTGGCAATATATGTATATCAATTAAATATATGATTAATATTTGAAAGCATGAGGCTGAACTCCACGTTTATTTCTCTGCAAGGCTTAAGGCCTTTTGATCTGCTTTTGAGAAACGGTACAACGTTTTGAGGGGGTGGGGAGCGGCTGTGTGCCCACAAGCCGAGCGAGCTCCAGTAAGCCAGCCAGTCGCTGTCCcccgaatacacacacacgcacacacacacacgcacacacagacacacgcgcacacacacacacacacacacagcggtgCAGCATTATTGTGCTCTGTGTGGGGGGTAAAAAAGAAAGGAGGGGAAACAACCTCCAAGTTGGTGGCATAAACCATACAGTCATGTCTCCTAACGTATAGTAAGCTTAAAGACGAGAAAAAGGACAAAGTATCTGGCAAGATCCTCACGCAGGCGTGTTGTGTGCTGTGTGCCGTTTACGCAGATTTATCTTCTCTTTACCTGAAATCGTGCGTTAAAAGTCAGTGTTACTATGGCCTGGGTGTCGGGCCAGCTGGGTGGGAACCAGATCTCTAAGGAATGTCAAACTTGTGCGAAACTTCTTCTCTAACTTGTTTTCCATTTCGGAGTAAGGTTTATTCCAGTAACTAATTTAGTAGTGAATAAAGTACTtttcatgcatattttacagattttaaaataaacggAAATATAATTTACCCGTGACTGATGGAAAAGTAATTTTatctttagttttttcttttttttttttgcctgaacTTTAATTATTTGCAGGACTTCTGTGAAAGTCCACAAGCACGACCCAATACgattaatgtactttttttttgttgtttttttttgtttcctaaaatgcagttttccatGATAATGTTCATGCTTCCTGGTTCTAC
It contains:
- the puraa gene encoding LOW QUALITY PROTEIN: purine-rich element binding protein Aa (The sequence of the model RefSeq protein was modified relative to this genomic sequence to represent the inferred CDS: inserted 3 bases in 2 codons), which encodes MNSYISREIGGVAWRLAAASAADGGRKAGRQAGGGIMADRDSGSEQGGAATGPGVGSXARGGGGSGGGGDGRGGLGXSGLQHETQELASKRVDIQNKRFYLDVKQNAKGRFLKIAEVGAGGNKSRLTLSMSVAVEFRDYLGDFIEHYAQLGPSNPDVAQDEPRRALKSEFLVRENRKYYMDLKENQRGRFLRIRQTVNRGPGLGSTQGQTIALPAQGLIEFRDALAKLIDDYGVEDEPAELPEGTSLTVDNKRFFFDVGANKYGVFMRVSEVKPTYRNSITVPYKVWSKFGSTFCKYAEEMKKIQEKQREKRACELQQQGPSAAAAAAAAEELQADDGDED